catcatttactcacaatcgggttgttccaaacctatataaatgtctctgctgaacacaaagaaatatatttgtaagaatgtcagtaaccaaacagatctcatcccccattgactaccatagtaggaaaaataaatactatggtagtcaatgggggatgagatctgtttggttactgacattcatccaaatatctttctttgtgttcagcagaacaaagacatgtacataggtttggaacaacttgagtgtgagtaaatgacaagtttaatttttgggtgaactatctctttaaaaggagcgccaaagtcaggtgatttcagcagtttagtcGTTTAATAGGAGATCCcaatcactaattcgaaacaaaagatacATAAAGCtcaaaagcttcatgaagcagtgttttgaaaattggcccatcactatatagttgaaaagtcgttaatttttttttttttttttttttggtgcacaaaaagtattcttgtcgctttataataagatagaaccactgaactcacatgaactgtttcaaatatgtttttagtacctttatggatcttgacagttTCAATGGCTTTGCTTTCtttagaggcctcactgagccttcggatttcatcaacaatatcttaatttgttagcctgacttcgtcatactcattctaggcagaatgtgagtctgatactgctccattgcacttgaattatggggcgtgtcttaaccgaaccagtaaaaaaaacaaaaaaaaaaactctgcactcaattggatagacctacaaccaatcagagcaacgcagtaagtgacgtatgttgaacttgtacttaaacttttgccgaatcccgttggaaggacggcaaacatctttcccatcgacaaatgccttgattgcggttctttgttcgtcttttaaaattaatgcactgtcgatttcttttattacagacatgatagcggaatctaaacatcttacttctccagctgcagtcatcgttggtgaaaaccaattcaatccaagcgctctttgatgacgtgggtggttacgtaaccgcagatagcctgtcaatcatcaattaaagcccgccctggcaatttgattggctcggccttctgggagccgagcataattactccacaatggatcgagtccagaccgaacttcccggccaaaaaatgttgtgggcgtggtttgggctggcacccaggctattAATTTGTGGTGTTCCAAAgaagaacgaaggtcttacgggtgtagaacgacatgacggtgagtaataaatgacattttcatttttgtgtgaactaaccctttaagaactgttcacagAAAGGGTCTTTAgggaacccaaaatggttcATCTATTGCAGCAGTTCTCAATCTCTTTTGGGTCAGCGCCCCCTACCCATTATCTAGGTCCCTTACTGCCCCCAACAAATATAGTCTTCCCTGAATATTCTTGATTATCAATTTTCAGctagtaataaaataaagttgcaCTGATTGCAATTTTCTTTTTGTTAGTGTGATCTGCTGATACCAATTTTTGCCAATTTcgattttctttctaagaactaAAATTGACAGCttacacaaacaaaaatctactttttttCAATGCAAagttttttcataaaaaaaacaaaacaagtaaaaagtcagtaataaaataaaaataaaaatagcaagcaacagcaaaaaaaaaaaaatgcaatagaATAAAAGAGCTATGAAACTAAGTTTTTCCAGGTTAAGTAGGTTTATACAGGTAAGAAATACTAGAGAAATctaagtaatcaaatgtaaaaaaacatccagtgttttacatttgattaatttctgtagacttcattgtaaaaattaaatacagattaatgcttaccattaaagttataaaacgTATTCAGTCAAAAGCAGAatgtgattttctttgtcttttgttctttgattaacatgacagacagcagcaggaatattggactACTGCTGTCACTATAAGAGTTTATGCACAGACCCAATACAATATTACATAACGTGTTCTTCTCAACTATTTCACGTTCCAAAGCTGACGGTGTTTAACTGGTACTCACCAAgactggcattttgacataatgttGTATGTGTTTGACCGTTTAAGCGCAGTAAACCTCTCATTTTGGTACTTGTGACTCACAAGCTGTTTGAGACTGAGTGCGGCTTGTGCGCTCCActaatatagatcagtggtgcgAGCGCAAAACCTGCAGGAACGACTAAAATAATGCACAATACAAGCACAATTTAACTGGAGTCAACGAGACGAGTGAGAGAGACGAGACGGGTGTGTGTCACTTCTACGTCGGAGAGAAGAGAGCGAGAACGCGCGGCTGACATTATTGCCTGTGCcgctgtttttactatattttgatcaaacaaatgctgttGCCGCTATAACACCACATCTGTGGtgttatacatttataatatatattttgctgtatattattcatattattacTACTATGATTCACCtatatatcattttaaaagAATGTCACTGAATGCCACCTAACAGATTTGATTTGACTAAATAGTTcaaatatcattattattagcTTCCAAGGAGCAAAAAAAGCTACGTGAatagaaataatatttataagagttaaataaaaactttagAAATTTGGCAATGAAACTTTAATTGTGTATAacagcaccaaatcagcaaacAAGAAACATTCATATTAATTTTCCCTttggaaaacaagaaaaagcaTGTTATCTGAATGCTAGACGCTTGTTTTCACTGGAAGTTTGGCAGCAGAAAACTGACAAAAACACTGAAGTATAATAGCCATTGCAATGAAAATGATACAACCTTGGTTCTAGTGGCATTGGTGTAAACTGGCAGGTTTACACCACTCtatagaccccttaatcgcctacgtcactgtgaagtcaccgctctagctggaggcaaaacataaataagaactCATAGCCGGCacgctaaaagtttgaggttttgactttaaaatgtcgtcttgttgtgtttttggctgccagaatagaaggaccaggacttttggttcaaaactaaagttAGTTAGATCCACTAGATCCcggcagacattccttcacagaaatcaaaaagataattgtggttgAATGCAATACGGCATACAGACTGGACGGAGACGATCAGAAATAATACTTGTGTTAgcagtgcacacttcatatcaggtaaaataatcaatgcatatgtaatggtgtgttggttttatctagtacaaatcatcaagtttctgttttataggtgaaaagtcACCAACTTTCAGCACACaagctagcttaaatgttaaacaaacatacagcgatagatgtgtgtgccatagatgtgtgtgccattctttgaatggtctcttaaaataatccacattgctaGCCATAATCATAATTAACCCTGCGTTAGGTTACATTAGACAATAAGCCTTGACAAAATTCCCCAAACCACCcaaaagtaattcatatgttgtctaggaaatatccacaacttaagttaatttacaaaaatagctgtcacggtCCCGCAGAGTCAGTGAGTGTACATATCcggacagttctgaaccttcttctgcatctatgtttaataaatgcttgtcaacattgagtccagagtctctttttttcccctcaagcTAAGCCCGGCCCACcagaaaatgttgaaatgtttacaaacttttaaggggtctatatCTGATGCGAATAtcagaacccattataatcagtgattcTGTCTACTAGGGCTGTGCTCAGAATATCGATACAACGATACATCGTCATGAACTCCTGACGATGCGCGTATCGATACAGCAGCTGCGTATCGTGTCTGTCTTGCTTTTAAATCTCGCCAATCACGTGACGCCATGTGACActctcgaacggagaaacacgcgatctccaaatcatcgatcaaagcgtgctaacgttttaggacaggtcgatggtatataaatcctGGCTGAAGGTTGGCATTtatcaatcaagccaaaccgtccattcagaaaccgagaaatttgaaggctgatctctcaggttgaggcgcgagctggcttgactgacgttttcgtgaggatatagtttatggactgttttgattttggtaattacatctagaaagttAAAAGCAGTGATGGCATATATAATAGAGATATCTGAAAGCGAAACGAAAGTGATATTGGCCTCGTccagtggggaggacgcacgagaggagacctgcgcatTTAATTAGTATGTGTAAactaatacagtaacaaatgtattgctcatggttggTTCATGTTATctgatgtttaataaatgaaccttattgttagTGTGTTTTGTAAACTCATGTAGCGCATATTTTGTAGACCACGTTAATAAAAACGTATGTTGTTCTTGAACATATTTTTAGTtgatatccaaaaaaaaaaaaaatcatttttacagatgaaaaaaaaaaaaaaacaggcagtatagacattattataatattatagccGATTATAATTAACTAACTTAGTTTTCTTACAGTCAACTTACTGTTGCAAGTGAAATTAGTCATTGAGCTTTGTTGATATGCTTCAGTGTCACTATAATTTTCAATTCAGTTACGTTACTGAGGGAGTGACTTTAAAAGCAAGCTTTTAAAAGAAgcttttttgtgacttttttttatatttaatttaaatcattgtttttttttaatgacaaaaacaaaagtttttttcaGTTATCATGACTGTCATAACACTGGTTATTCaataaacatattactgttactaaactctgctcaaaagaaatttaaattctaaattgaaccatatcgtgatacgtatcgtatcgtggcTTTAGTATCATGatgcgtatcgtatcgtgacatTGTTGGTGATACACAGCCCTACTGTCTACACTGGACATGTGCCAATTCGCCGACAGCAAACAGATGTTGCCTTCTATTTCTGATGCACGATCCGCAAATTTGCACTTCTGACAAATGGACAAACGCATTTGGAACATTTGCTGTGAAGTAATTGAGTCATAAAAGCATTTTGAGGTACAAGTACATTTTCAGACTCAGCTGAACGCACAAACGCTCTTCAGTGCTTTTCTTTGTGAGCATTTGAGCGTGCTGTTAAAAAttagcctagagcgccatctgctgttaaaaactaagcccAAAATCCATTTGAGAGAGAATCGCGATGCATTCTGAAAATCTCAGAATCAATCCATGAATCACAACGCATCAATTTATTATCCCAGCCCTACAAACCATATTCTTTTGCAAGTAGTTTCAAGTTTCATCTCATAAATCTCTGGAATTACGCACCTTAAACGCCCACCAGAAACACCTCAACGATAAAAcctttggaacctttatttttaagtgtagCACTTCAATCTTTTGCTTTAATGCGCCGCACGAGCTCCACATGTTTGTGTGAAACCTGAAGGTCATGTTCTTCATCATGACTTGACAATGATCCAAAGAGATCCAAGAACATCTGGCCATTTGAGTTAACATGGTCAGACGTCACAAATTTGCTTAAGAAATGGAGATCTAAAATTAAGATTTTGAATCCTACGTATTCATTGTAGTCTCAAACTTAAGGACCTGCAATGCATAATCCTAATCAATCAAAACAGAACTGCAATGCACTTTGTACGAATGGGCTGATGATACCCTATCTCATAGCCTGAAATGAGACTGCTGGTCTCATTTCAGGCCATGAGATCATCAATGTTTGCTTAAGTATGGCCCTATAACTCCACAAAGTCACTCAGGGGAAGTGTTCCAGCCATTGGAACATCTGCACtactttttataataaataagaaaatcatATACAATCAATAATCTGAATTTtagttgacatggttttacttACCTCTTTGTCAGTGAAATGAGACTTGTCCTTCTCCTGTTCTGGTGTCAGATAGAGTATCTTTTCATCTGATAAAAAAagcattgaaattaaaatgagaaaGGAATCCTTTTATATTTTGCAAATATTGTGCAATTGCACGTACAAGAGTGAGGGTGTGCATACCATTTTCTGGTGTAGTATTTTCTCCATGACAACGTAGGACATAACGCATAGTGTCCAGGTTCTCATAAACTATAAGAATCTCCACCGCTCCCATCTCCAGCGCTTTAAGTGTGTCTTCCACTCCAAAACAATACTTCCCTGTGTCCTGACTGATCTCATCAAAATATCGGCCTGAAATCAGAGACAAGTCACTACACAagaaaaaaagcaccataaaaataCTGAAAGCCCAGTGTTTTAGGCCTAAAAAAAAGTTCCCTGCATGTCTATCACCTTGATCAAGCCTGTAAATGCTTCTTGGATTAACTACCTATTAGTTTCTTTTCTTGGATGAACTTGACATTGGACAGCACTTCCGCTGAGAGCTCAATGGCCTGGTTGAAACCGTTCTCTCCTCCATATGATATGTCAACCAGCTTCAGAACCTTCGCTTGTAACCTCTAAATGCACAGAAGAACCAAAGTCAGAAAAGAACCAAAAATCTGAATTAAATGCACAGAAAAACCAAAGTCAGAAAAGAACCAAAAAGTTTGCTAATCGGTTGATGGTAAGACAACATACTGGATCAAACATGTCTGACTGGCTGAGCTCAGTCTTAAAGTCAGCCGATCCGGCGAGAACCAGTCCTGCCACATTGACCTTGTCATTGGACACGAAGAGTTGCACAGCTGTCTCCGCTACTTTACGCACATAGTTATGTCTCTTCTCCATTCTCAAACGTGCAAATCGAAGAGCGGACTGTCCTCCTCTACCTAGAGAAACGTCAGAGGAAACAAGTGTGTGAATTAAAAGTcctataaaagaacaaaaagagTCACAGCAAGCGATTTGAAGACATGTTTACCGTGCTTTTTGGGCAGGTCCACAGTAAATTTGTGCAGCACCTCCCTTGTGTTGCCTTGTAAAGTCCCAAACAGGGCACCACTACCATCAATCACAATGAAGCCAAACTTGCTGTCGTCTGACAGCAGAGCTGTTAGAGCCTGTGAACATACAAAATTATAATAGCCGTTACAAGGTTTTaccagatagatagatagatgcatagatggacagatagacagagtTTACACTTGGACTTAACATGTGATCACAGTGATCCAAAAAAGTCAATCAGCCATTCAGGACACGGCCAATAAAACCACATCCTCATTAAGCATTTCCATTGGCTTAAAAAGCTCACCCTTTTATAGCAGACTGACAACTGACAGTCATGACctaaatgtgattcatttacaATAATTCCTAAAAATCAGCATTCGTAACTTTTCGTGCCATCAGTCGCAGGTGCACAAGAATCTCCCATTCTTAGCTCATTTttggcgcttttccactgcatggtacagCTCACTTTTGGGGGTTTTTCCAAAGTGTACAGTACCTAGTACTTTAGAACCACCTCACTTGAGGTTCCAAGTGAGCCGTACTGATACTAAAATGTCACatgtaaacactgcagatcactgatGGGTCAGAGAGAATCGTCACTACCAGCATCACTGGATTTGCAACAAGACACCAAACctgatagttcacacaaaaatgaaaattaccccataatttactcaccctcaagccatcctaggtgtataggACTCTTCTTTCAACAcaagagttatattaaaaatatcctggctcacccaagctttataatgggagtgattgAAGGATGAGATTTTAAAGCctaaaaaagtgcatccatcaatCATAAAACGCACTCCAcgcagctccagggggttaataaaggccttctaaagtaAAATAACGAGCTTCCGGTGTGGCAGCCATAGGCATTCAACCTACACCTAAAAAGCATCAACTTCCATGACATAGTACACAATGACATGACGTACTACGCATTATAACGTAGGACACAACGTAGTACGTCATGACGTAGTGTAGAACCTCATGACATTAGCtgcttttccactgtcgggccagtgCGAGCCAGGGCTAACAGCGTGCGGGGCTGGGCCTATGGCCACAGACCTTAGGCACCGAGGCAAAAATCAAGttgcgtttccactgtcggTCCACTAGCTCCGCAGCGATGATCTAAAAACCGCCCTTAAACACACCTCCCTTGATCAAACGTCACACAACCCAACCCAACCCAACCCATTTCAGCGTGTTAACCATCACCCGACTATGATTAGCTCCGCCTTTCACCTCGACCGAGCCTCAAGCCCCAGCTGGCCCGCTTTGGACCAAGGTTTTCGGCGGGCCGAAAAACCTGTGCCTTTGGCACCGAGGAAGCACCGAAGAGGCACGATCAACCCCCGGAAGTGACACTGGAAACGCGACCAGCCCTGGCACGCACTAGCATGCCCGCCTTTGGCCCAGCAGTGGAAACGTGGCTAGTGTGTACTACGCGTCGCGGAAGTTAACACTTTTAGACGTAAATCAAATGCGTATGCCTGTTGCGCTAGAATCTcgttatttttactttataaatacTTAACTAAGCatatttgtcttacacaaacacagcgattcactttagaaggcctttattaaaccccTAGAGCCGCGTGAAGTACATTTTATGATTGATGGACGCACATTTTGGgtttcaaaatctcatccttcaatcactcccattataaagcttggaagagccaggatatttttaatataactctgtgtttggctgaaagaagaaagccatatacacctagaatagCTTAAGTTTGTAAattatggggtaattttcatttttgtgtgaatattCCCTTTAAATAGTCACAAACAGCCACCACAGTACCATTTGTTTGCACAACTTTATTTAAACGACTTGCTTTAAATCAACCGTCAAAtgcaaattgaaaaaaaaaaaaaaaaaaggctataTTGTGGTCAGTGGACGAGGTGGCAGGCAGCGCAACTATAACAATCAGTCTCTatcccacccactttgaagCGGTACTAAACTGCAATGGAAAAGCAAACCGAGCCCAAGTAAAGTGAGCCGAGTCATACAACACTGTGGAAAAGTGCCTTGAGCCAAACTTGTGAATTCAGTGAATCGCTAACTGGCGACTCTGACTGAATCATTTGAATCAGTGAGTTTTTGACTTGAGAACAGAAGAAATCATATTGGTCCAAAATTGATCTAACAGGTCAACTGAAAAGAATCTTCGTTCATGAATCAGACACTGCTACAGCATCTGAGCAGGTGACGATTTcttcagttcaaaataacaaaatgtagGAGTAAAAAGTAAGTTATGCTGCTTTGGAATGTAGTGAAGTAAAAGCTTTCTAGTATAAAGATACTCAGATAAAGTACAGAAACTTGAAGAACGTACAGTAACAAAGTAAAAATACATACTGTCCACCACTGGTATCCGGATAACTGATCAGATCTCGGTTTCCcacacaatatttaaaataagccTGTAATGGAAAAATAGTCCTGGTGCAAAGTGGTGGGGAttcttttaaaaactatttGCAGTGGCGGGCTACAAGTTTCAAATCTCGTAAAATGAGGAGGCTGCAAATAATAATAGGCCTACATTGCATAGATGCCACGATCAAAATGGTAAAAGGACACATGGGTCTGAAATCGTTGCCAGATGTGGTGCGAAGATTGTGCATCCTTTACAGACAATGTAAATTCTACTCTGTCCTCGACTGTCTCGCAAAAATACCTAGCTACATGCAGCGGTTCATATGACTTCAACCTGTAAATGCAGATACGATGGCTAGATTTCATTTACATTACACTGAGATCTGATCACAACGCATCCTCGACTACCTCGGTAACAGGAAACACAGGTCAAATAACATTCCGATCACAAACACTTTTACACTCGTCTTTTCAGAGTATGTGGATAATACCCAGATACAGGTCACATGTTAATGCCAAGTGtaaatgagatagatagatagatagatagatagatagatagatagatagatagatagatagatagatagatagatatacctCAGTATGGAACTTGTTGTCACATAAATACAAGGATGTGTTGATTGGTTTAAAAGGCTCAAAATCAATGTTTACTTTCTTCTCTTTGCCTTCCTCTGTCACAATGGTGCCACAATACACAACCAGGCCATTAGGAGGCACTGCAAGATAAACGGCAAACTCGTGAGAAGGGATCAGGAGAGACCACACCTAAAAGATTAAATCAGGGGCCACGCTCTATCATACCCACACATACACAGCAAATGTATATCAACTGCCAGATTATGTTTTAACTGCACCATTTTGGAAAACTTAAATATGCTGGGTACAATTAAATTCCATCATCTGAGAAGTTAAATGGCTCTTAGATGAAAATAAACCCACATATTTACCTTTGTTGTAGAGTTTGAGTCTCTGCTGTACAGAGGTAATGGCTCCCAGCACAGACAGTCTGTTGACTCTGCTCTTGATGTTCGAAGCAGTGCCAAACTCATCGGCCAACATCTTCGCAACACGCGAGATCTGATCCTTAGGTGGGATGATGAGGGATATCATACTGGTGCCATTTCTGAGGAAGAAGCGAATATATAACAGTCTGAGACCTTTTCTTGAACATAcagtaccgttcaaaagtttgaggtcagtaagatttgttttgttaacattgtgaaatattccaatttaaaataagtgtttttttatgtgaatatacttataaatgtaatttattcctgtgatggcaaagctgaattttcagcatcactactccagtcttcagtgtcacatgatccttcagaaatcattctaatatgctgctttgctgctgaagaaacatttcttattattatcatcaatgttgaaaaca
The nucleotide sequence above comes from Chanodichthys erythropterus isolate Z2021 chromosome 10, ASM2448905v1, whole genome shotgun sequence. Encoded proteins:
- the etf1b gene encoding eukaryotic peptide chain release factor subunit 1b isoform X1; the encoded protein is MADDPSAADRNVEIWKIKKLIKSLEAARGNGTSMISLIIPPKDQISRVAKMLADEFGTASNIKSRVNRLSVLGAITSVQQRLKLYNKVPPNGLVVYCGTIVTEEGKEKKVNIDFEPFKPINTSLYLCDNKFHTEALTALLSDDSKFGFIVIDGSGALFGTLQGNTREVLHKFTVDLPKKHGRGGQSALRFARLRMEKRHNYVRKVAETAVQLFVSNDKVNVAGLVLAGSADFKTELSQSDMFDPRLQAKVLKLVDISYGGENGFNQAIELSAEVLSNVKFIQEKKLIGRYFDEISQDTGKYCFGVEDTLKALEMGAVEILIVYENLDTMRYVLRCHGENTTPENDEKILYLTPEQEKDKSHFTDKETGQEHELIESMPLLEWFANNYKKFGATLEIVTDKSQEGSQFVKGFGGIGGILRYRVDFQGMEYQGDDDEFFDLDDY
- the etf1b gene encoding eukaryotic peptide chain release factor subunit 1b isoform X2; the protein is MISLIIPPKDQISRVAKMLADEFGTASNIKSRVNRLSVLGAITSVQQRLKLYNKVPPNGLVVYCGTIVTEEGKEKKVNIDFEPFKPINTSLYLCDNKFHTEALTALLSDDSKFGFIVIDGSGALFGTLQGNTREVLHKFTVDLPKKHGRGGQSALRFARLRMEKRHNYVRKVAETAVQLFVSNDKVNVAGLVLAGSADFKTELSQSDMFDPRLQAKVLKLVDISYGGENGFNQAIELSAEVLSNVKFIQEKKLIGRYFDEISQDTGKYCFGVEDTLKALEMGAVEILIVYENLDTMRYVLRCHGENTTPENDEKILYLTPEQEKDKSHFTDKETGQEHELIESMPLLEWFANNYKKFGATLEIVTDKSQEGSQFVKGFGGIGGILRYRVDFQGMEYQGDDDEFFDLDDY